GTTATAACGCACCAATTCTTCTACTTGCAGGCTTAGATCCAACAGGTAAGAAgctattatgaaaaaaaaaaaaaaaccattctaCTCACCTCCGCAATTTATAGCCACATTAAATCCAAGAGATTATAAATGGAAAGAGGCCCAATTTTATtgtgcccccccccccccccccaaaaaaaaaaaaagcctcattggGCCAGTTTATGAGCTGTCCAATGGACATTCCTATTAAAGAGCATTAAGTCATTAACAATGCAATGCTAGCCAAGAAAGATGGTCATCTATATCGGCCAAGTGCGCCCAACTTAGCTACCTAGGGGCTAAACTGCCTTAGGGCTGAGGGGGGCCAAGGCCGCCCCccacccttaaaaaaaaaaaatcatataatatatatttacacaaaaaatttactttaagCTCTAAAATTGATATACTTGGCCCCCCAAAAAATTGACAAGATGACCcataaatctcaaaaatagataacaagaaaaatcttaaaaaaagaaaaacacattccTGGATAATAAGGAAAATCTTTggacaaattataaatatggtctaagcaaaaacaataacaacaaatcaattacaaatcctagcaaaacaaatcacaaaaactcAATAACTTTTACCTAATTTCTCCCTCTCATTTGAGAGCTCTATGCTTCTCTCAAATGACTCCACCTCATAGACATAGAGACAACTCTTATATTGTTGATCGCTCCATCCACACACTAGTTAATCACCAAAAACTTGGATCAGTTGGTGTCTTTAACTCATTAgtggaaaaaaattatctattttttgaatgatagattttaaattttattttattttataatgttttattaACTTTAGAACACACTTGGCATGCATGTGTGAGATTGGTTAACTTTGGGACACACTTGGCATGCATTTGTGACTTAACTAAATAAATGCAATGACgggaaaagttttattatttacttaGTTAAAAACTCAAAGTTACCGTCCATTATCATGTGATTGTTTATTAGAtctcttttaatattttttctttactattttttcaaacttgcaatttttcaaaggaaaaattcTCAACCTTACCAAGACACCAATAATTGACTGAGCCTTTTTTACGCTGAATATTAATGCATGATATTATTAACcattattttggttgttttattaatataatgCTTGacatagatttgaaattttaactatagtttgttgtattttttttaagaatcttttAACTATACATATAGCATTATGAAGTTATTAATTATAGAAGTAAGTGAAAAgagtacataattttttttttaatttataatgtcGATAGAATAAAGAATCGGACTAATCTTGGTCAGACCTTGAAAGCATTGTTATTGATTCCATTTCGTTCTGACTGGAACAGCAGGAATATTTCTTACCGGCATGAAAACCGGTACCATAATACCCCTCATTCAACCTCGGATCAAATTTCAGCCTATTTCGGAGTGTTCTAGCCAAACCGGTACCAGAttttggctttaaaaaaaaaaaaaaaaaaaaaaaaaaatcttacctccttcttcttcttcttgttttctttatttttcttcttgttattttcttcttcttctagtgGGTTTCAAacccatcttcttctttcttttcttctggTGGGTTTCGGTCCTGCCAATctcccttttgttttttatttgtgtgctGACAAGTAAATAGTGATGTATTTGACTGTTTGTCAGCCTCCTTACTCTTCCTTAAAtgctttgttttaaattttttgtttgttttgccaGCCCACATGATACTCTTCTCTCTTGTCACttgtgttttaaaatttgaaattttttctttgttatgttTTTGTAAGCCCCACAAGActaacaataaaaatagaatGCATCAACCTTAACCTTCTTCCACTATTCCACCTTTGCGTGTAGTCTACCTTATGCCCTTCACTGCCTGGTATTAATTTACTATTGTTTAAtagttaatactttaatttcttttagttttgtgAGCCCTTCACACGTGACTCACTTATTGGGAAATTAAGTAGAAAGTTTCAGCCTTTAGCCACTTGTGTTGACTTTTAAGCCATCCCACTCAACGTGGCTAACTTATGTCTgaccatttttaattttttttcctcttttaattttaattttattgttactCTTGttataatctaaaaaataattattaattttttattattattgagtgaTATTTGGGATTTGGGCTTAATAAGTTTGACATATTAGTTGAAATATGaacttataattataaaattcttaaaatttatacGAGTTTTGATGAATAACctataatatataaaacataGCTATAACCTGAAATGGCATACCGAAATAGACTGGTATTATACCGATACCAAAATATTCCGTTCCAATTGACAAACCGAAACGGGCTTcgaaacggtattcataacattgcttGAAAGTATTAGGACATGCCAATTGacttacaaaactcttgattataaattgtcatttgtgattttttttttcaaaataaaaaatacaaataattaaaaaattaatgctaataatgCATTGCTGTCAACCTCTAgtattgatatttcaattttttaaaatttttgaacaaatAACTTTGACCTCCCTAAGTTTGaatcttggttctgtccttgATAAActgcttttaatttttggtagaaaaatGGTGCTTTTATCACACATGAGCCTCCCACTTAGTCATAACTATTAACTTTATGTCATTTGATTGTGAATAGCAAATTGCGACCAAATATTTTTGTGGCTAGCTAGCCTCCCAAGTTTCTTAGCAAAAgactttttatttgttattgacTTACTGCCACGTTAGGTTAAGACTTACAAGCCTTATTGCTCATGGTACGGTACAATTCCGTCAACTTGCTTTTCTATGCtcactattttcttctttcttgatCAAAGTAACATCTCtatcattttcattaataaagaaatgaaattacaatatttgaatattgaactatgtgattttaatatttgaacTACAGGATTTTGATTTTCATGAATGGTACGCTACAATGTTTGAATATTTCACTCGCGACTTGGCCTGAGTCGCGAATGACTTGTGAAATCTAGCCTATcaaagactcttcaaattccagcatgtgcttctcgCATGGCTTGTTTCGCGAGTTAGCTCTCACGAGCTAGTCATGAAATCCTCATTTTCACAGAATCTACACCAAACTCTCATgcacaacccttacattaaatcccacaaaaatgcagggaaatgattgaacataattacaatcaaatttgacatggaattaaagccaataaaaaacatagttctaaatcacaatttacaaaactcttgattataaattttcatttgtgattttttttttcaaaataaaaaatacaaataattaaataattaatgctaATAATGCATTGTTGACAACCTCTAatattgatatttcaattttttaaaatctttgaaCAAAGAACTTCGACCCCCACCCCCCCTAAGTTTGAATCCTAGTTCTGTCCTTGCAACTACCACACATCCAATCTTGGGACATCATCGGCATTCAGTTCTACTATGCTTCGTTTTTATATCACAGGCAGACCAGTAGACCCAAAAAACTGAATCACGTCAACCTTACCAAGGTCCTCTTTGAAGGGGTTAGGGTCGACTTTGTCAGTGGGATAGGGGCATAAACAGAATGTGAATTCTGGTTAGAGGGAGAATTAATGGAGATTGGACTAAAcgaactaatatatatatatatacacacacacacacaaagaaggAGGAGACGAGGACGAAGGAATGTGGTGAGTTGAGGGTGATGGCATGGCATATTCcggaaaaatgaaaagtttgaaaaggTTAGatattcgatttttttttttttttagagagagagagatagttaTGTCATGTAGCTAATCTCGCAGTTCAAGCCATTTTCTCTCCGACTCCAATCACTTTGTATATGGgaatgtgtcaatttagttaCAATATCCTTGGTATATTTGAAAAGTTTTATGCTAAAAAGACGTTAAATTGGATAAGTTGTATTGGGCTAAGGTGGCACAAAAGCTTATGTAAACATATTTTAatgatgtgtttatttcttatTAGTTGGGACTACAAGGTCAGCTCCTGGATAATGGATTATGGATTACCTAAGTATTTCCCTTAAAATATAACCCAACATTTACGTTCATCATTCAATTGAGGAAATCTTAACCTAATTTGATATTTGCCACTGAAATTAAAATTGCCCTATttataaaatgtcaaaaatacttctgaaaagaaacaaagaaactaTTATTGAATTCAAAGAAGTGTACGTGGCTTAATTATGTGCGATGATTAAGAAATTGGATACAATTTCCTTATGGGACAAAATGGTACTGCCCATATTTATATAGGATGATTGAGAAATTGGATTCAATTTCCTTATGGGACAAAATGGTACCGGTACTGCCGAGCATTCACATTAATGAGTTAGAAAAAGTGGTAAGATATACACATTTTGGTCCAAAAATTGTCCATAGATGTGTAAATATACAATCTTGCTtgtgtaaatgattttttaatttttaatttttaatttttttctcttctcttcccatCTACTATTGTCCACTGAATTTAGGATAATATATGTATGGGTTCAAATCACCAATAATTCACTTTTAGATGTGTTACAAGGTCTAGTGTTAGCGTAAGTTTGGTTTAGCTTTTTAAAActgggctttttgaaaaagtggggttttcaaaaagtgcggtatgaaaaagtgttttttgaaaaaactgagtatttggtaaaaactgttaaaaagcgTTTTTTGAAAAGCCAAAtatttggctagcacttataaattaccaaaaaagataatatatatatatatataaaatattgtgaaagtattgtgaaaatactttctaaaaaattattctaaaaagaaccttcaaagtttctaaaaaaattatttttttctcaccaatattaactaataataacctactacttaaaatttattatgaaaatattgtaatagcatttctcaattttaatttctcattctttattttattttttccttatttctttactttttgtccatcgatatttccttctttttctttttttccctctttttttctccaccacacacatacccttctctctttttcttttttttttcttttttttctttctttccccaTTTTTCCCTGCCACTTCCTCCACACTCCAAAACATTCCACACTTCACAGagctctctttcttcctctttctttttttttttctttcttttttttctttcttcctttctcccttttctcttgCCACTTCGTTTGCAAGTTTCTTCCCCTCTATCCcatcaaaacacacaaacttAAAGGTCACACACAACCACACCGTTTGATTCTCATGAAACGAAGATAGAGAGATGGGTCTGCTGATCGGTCGTCTCCGTCTTTCGCCTCAGTTGTCTGCGTTTTTCGCCTCCGTCGTCTGCTGATTTGCTCTACCTTCACCACCGCCTGTCTTCCTCCCCACCGTTGCTTGATCTCTTCCCCACTGCCAACGACATCAGTAGAAATGGGTtagattggtttttttttttttttttccaatttcactATTGGGTTCCTTTGTAAAATTGTGTTATAAATAAAGGGATAAAATTAGGTTTTTAAGAAAAACTAGTGGGAAATTTGGGCAACTTCCAACGGTAATATAGAAACATGCTTTAGTGCTTTTCTGCAATGAAGCAAGGTGCTACTTTTGTGATTTGGGCTTTTCCTTCACAAATGAAAACGTAGTTTTTAGAAAacacaactttttaaaaaattaccaaacgcacattttggttttttggttcCAAAAAGCACGTTTCAGTTTGTAAAAGCTTAAACAAACAGGCACTTAAGCAGTGCTGTGTACAACAATGGCTAGCAAGGAAAGGCTCTTCAATCCAACTTTATTGCTTATAATTATCGTGTCATCCTTGTGGGGTTCGTCAGCGGCCTTAGCCTTAGACACGCTAAAGCAAGGCGATGTTCTTAATTCTTCCCAGTACCTCGTTTCTGCCAAACAGAGGTTCACCTTGGGATTCTTCAGCCCAACTTCTTATTATGGAGACAAAAAAAACAGTTACTTGGGCATTTGGTACACAAATTATACGGAAAACATAGTATGGATCGCCAACCGAAACAGACCTATTTCAGATGATTCAAGAGCGTTTCTTACCCTCGACCATCTGGGAAAGTTGATGATCAATTCCAGTGGATTCGGAGGTGATCCCTTTGTAATATATTCTGGTggtgaaactgaaaacactagtGCTACTCTACTAGATACTGGCAACTTAGTAGTATCAGAAGTGAACTCCAATGGCTCTATTGGAAGGAGGTTGTGGGAAAGCTTCGATGATCCCACTGACACGCTTCTGCCTGGGATGAAATTGGGTGTCAATCACAAAACTGGGCGTAATTGGTCTCTTATTTCATGGTTGGCACAAGATGATCCAGCATCAGGAGCCTTCACACTCGAGTGGGAACCCAAGACAAGGAGATTGGTTATAAAGCGGCGAGGGGTACCTTATTGGAGTAGCGGTCTGCAGGTGAGCAGCTTGAAGAATGTATCCTTGTTTGAATATATTCACCCCACCAAAGGTCAGGATTACATTATCAATACGGATGCAGAAGGGCAGTACTTCACTTATTCTCTTGACACTGAGTTTGACTCGTTGGATCAAGAAAGATCGGCATGGCAGTTACAATACTGGGGCTCGATAATGGATAGAAGTATTTCAATTATGAAGATGAATTTTTGCTATGGTTACGGTATGGATGATGAAGGATGCGAGACATGGAATCAACCAGAGTGCAGGCTTATGGGTCGCCAAACGTTTGAGCAAAAATCTGGAATCTTTACACGTATAGGTCCTGATGGTCTACCGCAACTTGCAGCCGGTGTTTTTGATAACAGACCAACCATTGGTCCTGCTGATTGTAGAGATCTTTGCTGGCATAACTGTGACTGTCTGGGCTATAGTGGAAAAGAAGGAACTGGATCTGGATGCCAGTATTGGGAAGGAAATGTAACATTCAATCCTGATGATGGACGTTCTCgttcaagaattttaaaatatgttctAACGAAAGAAGATCCTTCAAATAAAGGTTAGAATACGAAATAATGCTCTACCTGAAACTACAATTATCTTAATTATATCTATAATGTTtatattgtaattttaattGCAATATCACAGTGAGGTCATGACTTCATATAACCATGTTTGTGAAATATGTTCTAACAccattagtaaaaaaaaaaaattatgttaaaagGCCAAAATGTATACACTTCTTGGACTTCGGGTGTTGTTTTTAGGTTTCCATCCTCATAAGTGAGACTTTCTTCCGTTTAATTTCGGTTGCACAAGTTAGTCGCATGCATTTCTTGCGACCcctttatatattaattaataaaatagtaatttggAATATTAAtgcatcaattaaaaaaaaaatggtatatttaaattaaaaaaaaaaattctatttcacTTTCCCACACTTTCTCAACCAAACAGATTAGATCCACCACCTTTTATCAAAATTGCTAGTGCCCTCCTCTCCAACAACATTCACCCCATTGTCATCTTAAACTCCCTCCAAAACACCTCTTTCAAGGTCGTCTATGTCCTCATTGCCTTGGCCATCCCTATCTCCACTAGTAGCTCTCAGTACCAAGGTTTTAGACAATATTCCTTCCTTCACTATTGATGTTGTCTGCTTTTCACCTCCTCTTCACCGCTGTCAACTTAGAGAGTTTTGGGGAGTTGGAAGAAACAAAAGGTTTTAGGGAACCAAAAAGGATCcatgtttgagagagagagagagacagggAGAGGTTTTTCCCCAAATTCAATataatatgaatattttatttaaaaatgagttttatattataaaattaatggtATCTGCATTTCAATTCCATCATTGATAGCAAATGGAAGTTAGTTCAAGAGTCAATTCACGAATTTGGAAAACTCAGgaagtaaaagaaagaattgaaaccTTAGTGGATTAGTTTGCAAGTAATCCAAACtctaggggggggggggggtgtgtttttgcattttggcctTATGTTAATGTTAGCATATAATCATTACCGCCAGAAAGGaaggaaagttaaaaaaaataagttcacTCTAACATGCATATGATCATCAAATTATTACTGATTGCTTTGTGTAATGTTGAATTGTATTCCTTTGTTAGACTTTACCACTTCATGCATATGAGTTAAAAGGAAAACTATGACctaatagacaaaaaaaaaaaaatccttcaaaatGGTTCAGAGAAAAATAACGTGGTAATTGAAAAGACTACTCATATGTATTTTTagtcttttcttaaaaaaaaaaaaaattatttttagtcacatgacatttttaatttatgtgaCTTGTTTGAACACTAAACATAAATGATCTTATGAATCATTACGTAGTGGGTTAGAGGAGATTCCTCTAAACTTAGTTTGGTGGAgaattttcttataaatcaaCTAGCTTAAGGAACTCCATAGATTTTCCCCTTTGTTAGGTTTTagattgaaagttcaattagtgtgtaaaacactaatgaatgtttagactcctaatttcaaattaaaccaacacaagcttatattcaaacaatatatatgcggAATAATAGGTACAtgcaaaaactcaaacaaataaacaacTCTACACCATATCTAATCATAACACAGTAGCAATTAAAAGATAAGAGTAAGGGTAGTTagagaaatgcaaacacaaagataacacctGCACGTATTATTGAAAAGGAAATCaaagaactcagcgaaaaatctctccgccgccTTCCAAACGGTaaaataatccactagagaataaaattggagtacatgaataacaaaagaccctctgagcctagtctacccaatgtacttgagctttccaagctcctgctaccaactgatTAAGCCTAACCATGTTTTCTCTAGCTTTTCGGATCCaacaataagcccattgcatcaaccaagtgAATTGCTCATCtttgaactgcttcccaagtaccaaaatacctcctcactgatatgggtatggtgagataaagttttggctaatgaacctctcaagggtatgtcaatggagagggtgaaagtagagaaatttgaagaatcaaaagtctaagattatggatgagtcaatcttggttttctttaaggtttctctttcaaaattctctctaaaagctctttacatttcgtgggtataagggtatttatagtagggtacgtgaggaatgtgaaaagtcatttttttgCAAAACAGGACATTCTGGTGACTCACTCTTGCGACTGGAACAAGTCGCGAGTTAACTGCCAGGCCAGATTGTACTTTTTGTTCTGTAATGCTCTAGCTATTGCGACCCTTCAacttcctgcatgcttcacacgtgtggcATTTTGGCGAGTTGCCAGTCGCGAGTCATTCGTGAGATCCAATAGCTAGAATCCTCTTGAATGCACACACttgaatttcttcacactctctcacacacaacccttacattattcccacttaaatacagggtatctaattgctgaaattacaagcaaatttggcacagaataaagctaacacatggttgaataaattcaaccttacatggATTACTAGCCAAATTCTTGTGTCAAAACAAAGTGTTATGAGGATGTTAATGTAATCATGTTTggtttttattaaattcaagtcAAGAAGCATATTGAAAATTTCAAGCGTCTAAAGATTTGTTTGAGAGAAAATATTCTCACTTGAGCAAACTTTGAATAGAGTTTGGTAGACCTCCCCTTAATCAAAAACTTAATCAAATGTTTGCTTGACCTTTGCTTAATTCTCGCTTGAGTTAAATTTTTGTCATGCCACTTGTTTCAATTAAATTTCCCTATATAAAACAACCCTTACTATATAGAGAGATAGACATTGCTATACATGAGCAAATTTAAGAGCCAAATTTCCTTTAGCCAAAGAAGTCCAAATTCCTCTCCTTTGAGTGTTTCTCTTAGGATTTGTTTGGATGCCGCTTATTACTAAaaacattatagcaaaataatttttaaatatgtaaatagttcCGTAGGACCcaattttaaagatttttttttttttttgctgaatttcgTACTTTCAGATCCCGTGAACAATGCATGGGACCCACGAAAAAACGCTGGACGTAGCTGAAAACACTTTTCAGCTCTATCCAAACTTACACTTAGtgttcaaaattacattttgagAGTTTCTTGCCTTGAACTTGAATGGCTAAAACTCTTATGCTATGTTTGGAagtattgagagagagaagagtagAGGAAATGAGAGTAgtggagaggagagtagaggggaatggttatcctccacattgtttggatatttttaaaattaagtaagggGGAGGGAAATAATttagtcttttttatttgtaattttgttaatatggtaagggtaaatttgataattcattTGGTCAAACATTTTTATGCTCTACTTTCCTTCCAAATCTCTTCAATTtgggagaattaaaaataatggGTTAGAAGTAGTTCAaacccctccaaatctctccctcttcttccttaaaaaacatccaaacaaggtaattaaaTTACTttccctccctctactctactctccttccTTCTCCCAATATCCAAACATAGCATTAATTCTTTGCAACCACAGAGTTAGTTCTTCGACAATtagttgtttttgttgattATTAGAATTCCAAGATATTGCAGATGAGGTTCGTTCATAGAGAAAGTTCATGTGGAAGAATTTGCAGATGAGGTTTTGTATGTATGTAGGttgtttacccaaaaaaaaaaaaaaacaaacaaacaaacaaacaaacaaacgcTAGCTAAGTAGGTTATTATACCTATTGCTTCTAGTGAATTTTATAATCAAATCTTGGAATCTTCTGTAACcctttgatctttttttttttttccccctttttcgTGTTCAACAACGACTATAACTTTTGTCCAAATAAAGGAAATAAGAAATGGATTGTACCAGTGATCGTTACAGCTATACTTGTGCTTTTCTTGGGAACCTTCAGCTTATGGAGGATATATCGACAACGAGGTATATaatcacaaataatattttattttttgcattgtGCTCAAAACTTTGTGCCCAATTTTTTGAATGGCTAGTGTACTTTGATATTAAATAACAAAACAGTTGACGCTGAAAGAAGGGAAGAGGAACACCTACTTGAGCTCACAACACCTGATAGATTATTAGATGCAGATGAGCTTGAAAAAGACGGAAATGCAAGACATAATATAAAAGTGTTCAGCTTTGCATGTATTGC
This genomic stretch from Quercus lobata isolate SW786 chromosome 3, ValleyOak3.0 Primary Assembly, whole genome shotgun sequence harbors:
- the LOC115981421 gene encoding G-type lectin S-receptor-like serine/threonine-protein kinase CES101 → MASKERLFNPTLLLIIIVSSLWGSSAALALDTLKQGDVLNSSQYLVSAKQRFTLGFFSPTSYYGDKKNSYLGIWYTNYTENIVWIANRNRPISDDSRAFLTLDHLGKLMINSSGFGGDPFVIYSGGETENTSATLLDTGNLVVSEVNSNGSIGRRLWESFDDPTDTLLPGMKLGVNHKTGRNWSLISWLAQDDPASGAFTLEWEPKTRRLVIKRRGVPYWSSGLQVSSLKNVSLFEYIHPTKGQDYIINTDAEGQYFTYSLDTEFDSLDQERSAWQLQYWGSIMDRSISIMKMNFCYGYGMDDEGCETWNQPECRLMGRQTFEQKSGIFTRIGPDGLPQLAAGVFDNRPTIGPADCRDLCWHNCDCLGYSGKEGTGSGCQYWEGNVTFNPDDGRSRSRILKYVLTKEDPSNKGNKKWIVPVIVTAILVLFLGTFSLWRIYRQRVDAERREEEHLLELTTPDRLLDADELEKDGNARHNIKVFSFACIATATNNFSAESKLGEGGFGPVYKGALPEGREIAVKRLSRNSGQGLVEFKNELILIAKLQHMNLVRLLGCCFQGEEKMLIYEFMPNKSLDSFLFDPTKSYLLDWKIRVNIIEGIAQGLLYLHKYSRLKVIHRDLKASNILLDENMCAKISDFGMARIFKRDGLEANTNRVVGTYGYMSPEYAMEGIFSEKSDVFSFGVLMLEIVSGRKNNNFYNVNGSLNLVGYAWDLWQRDSGKDIMDPTLKDSCPMHQLLRFIHVALSCLEDSAADRPTILEVISMLKNETAPLPILKKPAFFTGSNVNNEDLQRKESENYSVNGLSISRMDAR